In Geminocystis sp. NIES-3708, a single window of DNA contains:
- a CDS encoding PH domain-containing protein, with protein sequence MFKNIASDVLGLSDIGTIISPKDYHKVESDDYILHEDGEKIYFLIKSKSDEYCFTNYALIHLDGSSATSKKRLLKRFSYKNNPISDVTLETAGTVDLDIEIKFHIGNISYSIDVIKQDIEPLKNLYKTLVKISSIQRENKHYLEYAEKSLDLASKSLKPYTNNALPDEQFKAINVYSFNWLKKTHEQFIRKDFSEIFDLFINQ encoded by the coding sequence ATGTTTAAAAATATTGCTTCGGATGTATTAGGTTTAAGTGATATAGGTACAATTATTTCACCCAAGGATTATCATAAGGTTGAATCTGATGATTATATTCTCCATGAAGACGGTGAAAAAATCTATTTTCTTATTAAGTCTAAATCAGATGAATATTGTTTTACAAATTATGCTTTAATTCATCTTGATGGTTCTTCTGCTACGAGCAAAAAAAGATTATTAAAACGTTTTAGTTATAAAAATAATCCTATTAGTGATGTTACTTTAGAAACGGCTGGAACAGTTGATTTAGACATTGAAATTAAATTCCATATTGGCAATATTTCTTATTCAATTGATGTCATAAAACAAGATATTGAACCTTTAAAAAATTTGTACAAAACTTTAGTTAAAATCAGTTCCATTCAACGAGAGAATAAACATTACTTAGAATATGCAGAAAAAAGTCTGGATTTAGCTAGTAAAAGTTTAAAACCTTATACTAATAATGCTTTACCTGATGAACAATTTAAAGCAATTAATGTATATAGTTTTAATTGGTTAAAAAAGACTCATGAACAGTTTATCAGAAAAGATTTTAGCGAAATTTTTGATCTATTCATTAATCAATAA
- a CDS encoding phenylpyruvate tautomerase MIF-related protein — MPLIKVQTSISTPDSAKVKNLLSSLSGKLAKHLGKPESYVMTAFESDVIMSFAGTFEPVCYVKIKSVGTMNPNQTKAMSQDFCQEINDNLAIAKNRIYIEFTDAKGSMWGWNSSTF, encoded by the coding sequence ATGCCTTTAATTAAAGTTCAAACTTCTATCTCTACCCCAGATTCAGCAAAAGTAAAAAACTTATTAAGTAGCTTATCAGGTAAATTAGCCAAACATTTAGGAAAACCTGAATCTTATGTTATGACAGCTTTTGAATCTGATGTTATCATGAGTTTTGCAGGAACTTTTGAGCCTGTTTGCTATGTAAAAATAAAAAGTGTTGGTACAATGAATCCTAATCAAACTAAAGCAATGAGTCAAGATTTTTGTCAAGAAATTAATGATAATTTAGCCATAGCAAAAAACCGTATTTATATTGAATTTACTGATGCTAAAGGTTCAATGTGGGGTTGGAATAGTTCTACTTTTTAA
- a CDS encoding RluA family pseudouridine synthase, protein MLNTTSSLFLENSQESLTVTTTGERIDVWLADHLASLSRSRIQKLIEDGQVLLNKSICTQKKTILKENDQIVVHIPPPVESSLIPEVIPLDILYEDEYLIIINKPANFVVHPAPGHSKGTLVNALLAHCPDLQGIGGVERPGIVHRLDKDTTGAIMVAKTEPVLHSLQSQIKAKTATREYLGVVYGSFSAESGMIDLPIGRHPADGKKMAIVPVEKGGREAVTYWKVKEKLGNYSLIHFTLGTGRTHQIRVHASHLRHPILGDPLYSAGHFVGVNLTGQALHAFRLTVTHPITQERIEAIAPLPLEFETLLRILREKSGNKQ, encoded by the coding sequence GTGCTTAATACAACATCATCATTATTTTTAGAAAATTCTCAAGAATCATTAACTGTTACAACCACAGGAGAAAGGATTGATGTCTGGTTAGCTGATCATTTAGCAAGTTTGTCTCGATCACGTATTCAAAAATTAATCGAAGATGGGCAAGTATTACTTAATAAGTCTATTTGCACCCAAAAAAAGACAATTTTAAAAGAAAATGATCAGATAGTCGTTCATATTCCTCCTCCTGTCGAATCTTCACTCATTCCTGAAGTTATTCCTTTAGATATTCTTTATGAAGATGAATATTTGATTATTATTAATAAACCAGCTAACTTTGTGGTACATCCTGCTCCCGGACATAGCAAAGGAACTTTAGTTAATGCCTTATTAGCTCATTGTCCTGATTTACAAGGTATAGGTGGTGTTGAACGTCCGGGGATTGTTCATAGGCTAGATAAGGATACCACAGGGGCAATCATGGTGGCTAAGACAGAGCCTGTCTTACATAGTTTACAATCTCAAATAAAGGCAAAAACAGCAACTCGTGAATATTTGGGGGTTGTTTATGGATCTTTTTCAGCAGAATCTGGCATGATTGATTTACCCATTGGCAGACACCCAGCAGACGGGAAAAAAATGGCGATCGTACCTGTAGAGAAAGGAGGTAGAGAAGCCGTTACATATTGGAAGGTAAAAGAAAAACTAGGAAATTATTCTCTTATTCATTTTACATTAGGAACGGGACGAACTCATCAAATTCGAGTCCATGCTAGTCACCTCCGACATCCCATTTTGGGTGATCCTTTGTATAGTGCTGGTCATTTTGTAGGAGTCAATTTAACTGGTCAGGCTTTACACGCTTTCCGATTAACTGTAACTCACCCCATCACTCAAGAAAGAATTGAGGCGATCGCACCTTTACCTTTAGAGTTCGAGACACTTTTACGGATTTTAAGAGAAAAATCAGGAAATAAACAATAA
- a CDS encoding sugar phosphate nucleotidyltransferase gives MKAMILAAGKGTRVRPITHTIPKPLIPILQKPVMEFLVELLRKHGFNQIMVNVSHLAEEIENYFRDGQRFGVEIGYSFEGRIVDGELLGEALGSAGGLKKIQKFNPFFDDTFVVLCGDALIDLDLTEVVRKHKEKGAIATVVTKSVPKEEVSSYGVVVTDENDRILAFQEKPSVESALSTQINTGIYIFEPEIIDYIPPDQEYDIGSQLFPKLVELDLPFYAVNMEFEWIDIGKVPDYWEAVRSVLKGEVKNVQIPGKEVQPGIYTGLNVSVNWDKVEITGPVYIGAMTHIEDGAKIVGPTMIGPNCWICEGATVDNSVIFEYSRLGSGVRLVDKLVFGRYCVDKTGTAIDVQAAAIDWLITDSRKDLGDNSKSGKIIPDLVNSK, from the coding sequence ATGAAAGCAATGATTTTAGCGGCGGGGAAGGGAACTCGTGTACGTCCTATTACCCATACTATTCCAAAGCCTTTAATACCTATTTTACAAAAACCTGTAATGGAATTTTTGGTGGAATTACTCCGTAAACATGGTTTTAATCAAATTATGGTTAATGTAAGTCATTTAGCTGAAGAAATTGAAAACTATTTTCGGGATGGTCAACGCTTTGGAGTTGAAATCGGTTATTCTTTTGAGGGAAGAATTGTTGATGGAGAATTATTAGGAGAAGCTTTAGGTTCGGCTGGAGGCTTAAAAAAAATTCAAAAATTTAATCCTTTTTTTGATGATACTTTTGTCGTTTTGTGTGGTGATGCGTTAATTGATCTCGATTTAACAGAAGTTGTTAGAAAACATAAAGAAAAAGGTGCGATCGCTACTGTCGTTACGAAATCCGTACCTAAAGAAGAAGTTTCTAGTTATGGGGTAGTTGTCACTGATGAAAATGATCGAATATTGGCATTTCAGGAAAAACCATCAGTAGAATCAGCTTTAAGTACTCAAATCAACACTGGTATTTATATATTTGAGCCTGAAATTATCGACTATATACCTCCAGATCAAGAATATGATATTGGAAGTCAATTATTTCCGAAATTAGTAGAATTGGACTTACCTTTTTATGCTGTTAACATGGAATTTGAGTGGATAGACATCGGAAAAGTACCAGACTATTGGGAGGCGGTAAGATCTGTTTTAAAAGGTGAAGTAAAAAACGTACAAATACCCGGAAAAGAAGTTCAACCCGGAATTTATACTGGTTTAAATGTATCTGTTAATTGGGATAAAGTGGAAATTACTGGTCCTGTATATATTGGCGCAATGACTCATATTGAAGATGGAGCAAAAATTGTTGGTCCAACGATGATTGGTCCTAATTGTTGGATTTGTGAAGGTGCAACCGTTGATAATAGCGTAATCTTTGAATATTCTCGTCTTGGGTCGGGAGTTCGTTTAGTTGATAAACTGGTATTTGGTCGTTACTGTGTAGATAAAACTGGTACTGCTATTGATGTACAAGCGGCTGCCATTGACTGGTTGATAACGGATTCTCGTAAAGATTTAGGAGATAATTCCAAAAGTGGAAAAATTATCCCAGATTTAGTTAATAGCAAATAA
- a CDS encoding RidA family protein gives MSTKKVIYTKNAPFPLGPYSQAIAAQGEFIFIAGQIPLNPETGEIVGDGDITAQTKQVMKNIEGILIEAGVQWSNIVKTSVFLSDLANFTPMNQVYSEYFSENPPARACVEVSRLPKDVLVEIECIAVR, from the coding sequence GTGAGTACCAAAAAAGTTATTTATACTAAAAATGCTCCTTTTCCTTTAGGTCCTTATAGTCAGGCTATCGCAGCTCAAGGAGAATTTATTTTTATAGCAGGACAAATTCCTCTAAATCCCGAAACAGGGGAAATAGTAGGAGATGGAGACATTACAGCTCAAACCAAGCAAGTAATGAAGAATATTGAAGGTATTTTGATAGAAGCGGGAGTTCAATGGTCAAATATAGTTAAAACAAGTGTTTTTCTCAGTGATTTAGCTAACTTTACTCCAATGAATCAAGTTTATAGTGAATACTTTTCCGAAAATCCCCCCGCACGAGCTTGTGTAGAAGTATCTCGTTTACCAAAAGATGTTTTAGTTGAGATAGAATGTATTGCAGTTAGATAA
- the psaC gene encoding photosystem I iron-sulfur center protein PsaC has protein sequence MSHSVKIYDTCIGCTQCVRACPLDVLEMVPWDGCKAAQIASSPRTEDCVGCKRCETACPTDFLSIRVYLGAETTRSMGLAY, from the coding sequence ATGTCCCATAGTGTAAAAATTTACGATACCTGTATCGGCTGTACCCAGTGTGTTCGTGCTTGTCCTCTTGATGTACTAGAAATGGTACCTTGGGATGGTTGTAAAGCTGCACAAATTGCGTCCTCTCCCCGTACAGAAGATTGTGTTGGCTGCAAGCGTTGTGAGACTGCTTGTCCTACCGACTTTTTAAGTATCCGTGTCTATTTAGGTGCGGAAACCACCCGCAGTATGGGTCTGGCTTATTAA
- a CDS encoding Rne/Rng family ribonuclease, with the protein MPKQIIIAEKNHIAAVFAEDQIQELVVATGNQQVGDIYLGTVENIISGIDAAFVNIGDAEKNGFIHVTDLGPLRLRKTSAAITELLSPQQSVLVQVMKEPTGSKGPRLTGNISLPGRYLVLMPYGKGVSLSRRIKNDNERNRLRALAILLKPAGMGLLVRTEAEGTPEEAIIEDLELLQKQWEKIQQDANSINPPALLNRDDDFIQRVLRDMYADEVNRIVVDSEESVKRVKKQLMNWGGGKHPEGVVIDYHQEFRPILDYFRVNAAIKEALKPRVDLPSGGYIIIEPTEALTVIDVNSGSFTHSATSRETVLWTNYEAAGEIARQLKLRNIGGVIIVDFIDMDSRRDKLKLLEHFNRALKTDKARPQIAQLSELGLVELTRKRQGKNIYELFGQPCSHCGGLGLVAHLPGHHHEVESLPPSYYQPIIVNKNPEKTIIEDKNTFLEDYNNEQEDLELINHPSYQEQTNGTRRRRRRRETGGKDEPILVASNGIVTESETKPERKERAVLPRTPRRDESKMEKVVVKMTPAEQDIYALMGVSPLIHLGQEFKDPKSVLIYVSSENDESNIPDDFSSQDSSDKDISKNSVYQSDKDISENPLFEVITDIVPSPLENEESEEIFSSELLESESERLEENNNDNDIEIDDIEEEVSFSLNNSLEAETISETIIKEALEQDRPVVRTRRRRTSTVVTSE; encoded by the coding sequence ATGCCAAAACAAATTATTATTGCAGAAAAAAATCATATAGCGGCAGTATTTGCTGAGGATCAAATTCAAGAATTAGTAGTTGCTACAGGAAATCAACAGGTAGGAGATATTTATTTAGGTACGGTAGAAAATATAATTTCAGGTATAGATGCCGCTTTTGTGAACATCGGGGATGCAGAAAAAAATGGTTTTATTCATGTAACTGATTTAGGTCCTTTAAGATTAAGAAAAACCTCTGCGGCGATTACTGAATTATTATCACCTCAACAATCTGTATTAGTCCAAGTAATGAAAGAGCCTACTGGTTCAAAAGGCCCTCGTTTAACGGGAAATATTAGTCTTCCGGGTCGTTATCTGGTATTGATGCCTTATGGTAAAGGGGTTAGTTTATCTCGTAGAATCAAAAATGATAATGAACGTAATCGTTTACGAGCTTTAGCAATATTATTAAAACCAGCAGGAATGGGATTGTTGGTACGCACAGAAGCTGAAGGAACACCAGAGGAAGCTATTATTGAAGATTTAGAATTATTACAAAAACAGTGGGAAAAAATACAACAAGATGCTAATTCAATTAATCCTCCTGCTTTACTTAATCGAGATGATGACTTTATTCAAAGAGTACTAAGGGATATGTATGCTGATGAAGTTAATCGTATTGTTGTTGATTCAGAAGAAAGTGTTAAACGAGTCAAAAAACAGTTAATGAATTGGGGAGGAGGGAAACATCCTGAAGGAGTTGTTATAGATTATCATCAAGAATTTCGTCCGATTTTAGATTATTTTCGAGTTAATGCAGCGATTAAAGAAGCCTTAAAACCACGAGTTGATTTACCTTCTGGAGGTTATATTATCATCGAACCCACAGAAGCACTAACTGTTATTGACGTTAACTCCGGTTCTTTTACTCACTCTGCCACTTCCAGGGAAACGGTTTTATGGACAAATTATGAGGCGGCTGGAGAAATTGCTCGTCAGTTAAAGTTACGCAATATTGGTGGTGTCATTATTGTTGATTTTATCGATATGGATTCTCGTCGTGACAAATTAAAGTTATTAGAGCATTTTAATCGAGCCTTAAAAACTGATAAAGCACGTCCACAAATTGCTCAATTATCAGAGTTAGGATTAGTGGAATTAACCCGTAAACGTCAAGGGAAAAACATTTATGAATTATTTGGTCAACCTTGTTCTCATTGTGGCGGTTTAGGTTTAGTTGCACATTTACCCGGTCATCATCATGAAGTTGAATCGTTGCCACCTAGTTATTATCAACCAATTATTGTTAATAAAAACCCTGAAAAAACCATAATAGAAGATAAAAATACTTTCTTAGAAGATTATAATAATGAACAAGAAGATCTTGAATTAATCAATCATCCTAGTTATCAAGAGCAAACAAATGGTACTCGTCGTCGCCGCCGTCGTCGAGAAACTGGTGGTAAAGACGAACCAATTTTAGTAGCAAGTAATGGTATTGTTACAGAATCGGAGACTAAACCTGAAAGAAAAGAACGGGCTGTTTTACCTCGTACTCCCCGACGAGATGAAAGTAAGATGGAAAAAGTTGTGGTGAAAATGACACCAGCAGAGCAAGATATTTATGCTTTAATGGGGGTTTCTCCTTTGATTCATTTAGGGCAAGAATTTAAAGATCCTAAGTCTGTATTAATATATGTTTCTTCTGAAAATGATGAATCTAATATTCCTGATGATTTTTCCTCTCAAGATAGCTCTGATAAAGATATTTCCAAAAATTCAGTTTATCAGTCTGATAAAGACATTTCCGAAAATCCACTCTTCGAAGTTATTACCGATATAGTTCCTTCTCCTCTGGAAAATGAAGAATCAGAAGAAATATTCTCTTCAGAATTGTTAGAGTCAGAATCAGAAAGGTTAGAGGAAAATAATAATGATAATGACATAGAAATTGATGATATAGAGGAAGAAGTTTCTTTTTCTCTTAACAATAGTCTTGAGGCTGAAACCATCTCAGAAACTATTATTAAGGAAGCCTTAGAACAAGATCGCCCTGTGGTAAGAACTCGTCGTCGTCGTACATCTACTGTTGTCACAAGTGAGTAG
- a CDS encoding ribonuclease HII, which produces MKKIVNTISNFCVDTFINDPSALIVGVDEVGRGCLFGEVVACAVVLPFDDFYKLENIGVTDSKKLTAKKRQVLSPQIREIVKDYHIASVDNLIIDEINIFQASLRAMTKAIEHLSVIPSLCLVDGNALLPQLKYPQQALIKGDLRSPIIAAASILAKVYRDQKMMEYDQLYPEYDFKNNKGYGTKKHLQAIEKYGVTPFHRLSFSPCQLKEENK; this is translated from the coding sequence ATGAAAAAAATAGTAAATACCATCTCTAATTTTTGTGTTGATACCTTTATTAATGATCCTTCTGCCTTAATTGTAGGAGTTGATGAGGTAGGTAGAGGATGTTTATTTGGTGAAGTGGTAGCTTGTGCTGTAGTGTTGCCTTTTGATGATTTTTATAAGTTAGAAAATATTGGAGTCACAGATAGTAAAAAATTAACGGCGAAAAAAAGACAGGTTTTATCACCCCAAATTCGAGAGATTGTCAAGGATTATCATATTGCATCAGTTGATAATTTGATTATTGATGAGATTAATATTTTTCAGGCTTCTTTACGAGCTATGACTAAAGCTATTGAACATTTATCAGTTATTCCTAGTTTATGTTTAGTTGATGGTAATGCTTTATTACCTCAATTAAAATATCCTCAACAAGCTCTGATTAAAGGTGATTTGCGATCGCCTATTATTGCGGCTGCGAGTATTTTAGCTAAAGTTTATCGTGATCAAAAAATGATGGAATATGACCAGCTATATCCCGAATACGATTTTAAAAATAATAAAGGATATGGCACAAAAAAGCATTTACAAGCCATTGAAAAATATGGTGTAACCCCTTTCCATCGATTGTCATTTTCTCCTTGTCAGCTAAAAGAGGAGAATAAGTAA
- a CDS encoding HhoA/HhoB/HtrA family serine endopeptidase, producing the protein MNIRKSINQFFSHLVALLMGVVIVFSAINPLTAEAQVNNNVVAQVPVALTEDSFIARAVEKTGNSVVRIDTEKVITRSIDPIFEDPFFRQFFGDQFRNRMPQERKVTGLGSGFIVDSQGIILTNAHVVSGADKVTVTLKDGRIFEGEVKGSDQITDLAVVKINSQGQNLPVASLGDSSNIRVGDWAIAVGNPIGLDNTVTLGIISTLNRPSSEVGILDKKIDFIQTDAAINPGNSGGPLLNAQGDVIGINTAIRADAMGIGFAIPINRAKELQTTLVAGKEVPHPYVGIQMVKITPELARENNKDPNTTFLIPEIEGVLVVRVLPDTPAETGGIRRGDVIIKVNNQPIKDANQLQKLVETTGINQNLKFAIVRQDQKLELTIKTAQMR; encoded by the coding sequence ATGAATATTCGCAAATCTATTAATCAATTTTTTTCTCATTTAGTTGCCTTATTGATGGGAGTTGTCATCGTTTTTAGCGCAATTAATCCATTAACGGCAGAAGCTCAAGTTAATAATAATGTTGTTGCTCAAGTTCCCGTAGCTTTGACTGAAGATAGTTTTATCGCCCGTGCCGTAGAAAAAACTGGAAATTCAGTAGTCAGAATTGATACAGAAAAGGTAATTACTAGATCAATTGATCCTATTTTTGAAGATCCTTTTTTTCGCCAATTTTTTGGAGATCAATTTCGTAATCGTATGCCTCAAGAAAGAAAAGTTACTGGTTTAGGTTCAGGTTTTATTGTTGATAGTCAAGGAATTATTTTAACGAATGCTCATGTTGTCAGTGGTGCAGATAAAGTTACTGTGACTCTCAAAGATGGAAGAATTTTTGAGGGGGAAGTTAAAGGTAGTGATCAAATTACCGATTTAGCGGTGGTTAAAATTAATTCTCAAGGACAAAATTTACCTGTTGCTTCCCTCGGTGATTCTTCTAACATCAGAGTTGGTGATTGGGCGATCGCCGTTGGCAATCCCATTGGTTTAGATAATACCGTCACATTGGGTATTATTAGTACTCTGAATCGTCCTTCTTCTGAAGTAGGCATTTTAGATAAAAAAATCGACTTTATTCAAACGGATGCCGCCATCAACCCAGGAAATTCAGGAGGACCACTTTTAAATGCTCAAGGAGACGTAATTGGCATCAATACCGCCATTCGTGCCGATGCTATGGGTATTGGTTTCGCTATTCCTATCAATCGAGCTAAAGAATTACAAACTACTTTAGTGGCAGGAAAAGAAGTACCTCACCCTTATGTTGGTATTCAAATGGTAAAAATTACTCCTGAATTAGCCAGAGAAAATAACAAAGATCCTAATACTACATTTTTGATTCCTGAAATTGAAGGTGTTTTAGTGGTAAGAGTTTTACCTGATACTCCTGCGGAAACTGGTGGTATTCGTCGAGGTGATGTCATCATTAAAGTTAATAATCAACCCATAAAAGATGCTAATCAACTACAAAAATTAGTAGAAACGACTGGTATTAATCAAAATCTCAAATTTGCGATCGTACGACAAGATCAAAAATTAGAATTAACGATTAAAACTGCTCAAATGAGATAA
- the apcB gene encoding allophycocyanin subunit beta, which translates to MLLDAVTNLIKNYDVSGRYLDRDAIDSIKSYYQSGTTRLQVATIINANSPELVKNAGRKLFEEVPELIRAGGNAYTTRRYSACLRDMDYYLRYASYALVAGNNTVLDERVLQGLRETYNSLGVPISPTVRGIQIMKEMIKEMALEAGINNVDFVDAPFDHLTRELSEVSI; encoded by the coding sequence ATGTTACTAGATGCTGTAACTAATTTAATTAAAAATTATGATGTCTCCGGTCGTTATTTAGATCGTGACGCTATAGATTCCATCAAATCTTATTATCAATCAGGCACTACTAGACTTCAAGTTGCTACCATTATTAATGCTAATTCCCCTGAGTTAGTTAAAAATGCTGGAAGAAAATTATTTGAAGAAGTTCCCGAATTAATCCGAGCAGGTGGTAATGCTTATACCACTCGTCGTTACTCTGCTTGTTTAAGAGACATGGATTATTATCTTCGCTATGCTAGTTATGCTTTAGTAGCAGGTAATAATACTGTTTTAGATGAGAGAGTTTTACAAGGTTTGAGAGAAACTTATAATTCTCTTGGTGTACCTATTTCTCCCACTGTACGGGGTATTCAAATCATGAAAGAAATGATTAAGGAAATGGCTTTAGAAGCAGGAATTAACAATGTTGATTTTGTTGATGCACCTTTTGACCATCTTACTCGTGAATTGAGCGAAGTTTCTATCTAA
- a CDS encoding AbrB family transcriptional regulator — protein MNFSNFSYGNIVEIIALFFFAIVFTFIGDRLNFPIPWLLIPMILGLIWAMVKKEAQSLPKFFSITGQAIIAIFTASRFSFETLTTAQNYFFPLLICIIVTASFSLFNGYVIYKFSELDLPSCFLGCTPGAGPSLVAMSEDIGADAIVVAVLQYLRILMVSVIVPIIASFYITEIPSIPTQIISQNHHLLPSLPLPINITIIALCAFIGVQIGKIIKLPSNLFLAPFFSCLLLFCFFPYEITLPVSIFRGGLLLLGLSIGVKFEIKTLQKLFKAVLLETALVIILITVCCLVGYWFHLVTKVDTLTALLGSTPGGLSAMMATVIELGGNSGFVLTMQMTRMLLILSLSPFIATSLIKQTNTNE, from the coding sequence ATGAACTTTTCTAATTTTAGTTATGGGAATATTGTTGAAATTATTGCCCTTTTTTTCTTCGCTATTGTTTTTACTTTTATTGGCGATCGCTTAAACTTTCCCATTCCATGGCTATTAATTCCCATGATTTTAGGTTTAATATGGGCAATGGTAAAAAAAGAAGCTCAATCTTTACCAAAATTTTTCAGCATTACAGGACAAGCAATAATAGCCATTTTTACTGCCAGTCGTTTTTCTTTTGAAACTTTAACAACGGCACAAAATTATTTTTTCCCTTTATTAATCTGTATAATCGTTACAGCTAGTTTCAGTTTATTTAATGGATATGTAATATATAAATTTTCTGAACTTGACTTACCTAGTTGTTTTTTAGGGTGCACTCCCGGAGCTGGACCTAGTTTAGTAGCGATGAGTGAAGATATAGGTGCAGATGCCATTGTGGTTGCTGTTTTACAATATTTGAGAATTTTAATGGTATCAGTTATAGTACCCATTATTGCTAGTTTTTATATTACAGAAATTCCCTCAATTCCCACTCAAATAATTTCTCAGAATCATCATTTATTGCCATCTCTACCTCTACCGATAAATATTACTATCATCGCTTTATGTGCCTTTATAGGTGTTCAAATTGGTAAAATCATTAAATTACCCTCAAATTTATTTCTTGCCCCCTTCTTTAGCTGTTTACTACTTTTTTGTTTTTTCCCTTACGAAATCACTTTGCCAGTATCAATTTTTCGAGGAGGTTTACTATTATTAGGATTATCCATTGGGGTGAAATTTGAAATCAAAACTTTACAAAAGTTATTCAAAGCCGTATTGTTAGAAACAGCTTTAGTCATAATTCTGATTACGGTTTGTTGTCTAGTAGGATATTGGTTTCATTTAGTAACAAAAGTAGATACTTTAACCGCTTTATTAGGATCAACTCCGGGTGGATTAAGTGCGATGATGGCTACAGTCATTGAATTAGGAGGAAATTCTGGTTTTGTTTTAACCATGCAAATGACGAGAATGTTATTAATTTTAAGTTTAAGTCCTTTTATAGCGACTTCTTTAATTAAACAAACAAACACTAATGAATAA